ACTGATGTGACGTCGAGGGTAACGCAGGGCATCCAGTGACTGAAGGAAGGGTAGCATGGCTGGGCTTGTGTTCCTGCCACAGCCGACCAGGAGACGCACGACCACACGACGATTAAACGCTGCCTCCCTCAGTGCATCATCAATAGGTGGCCAATACCTTAACGATCCAGGATATTTACAAggttaaaacatttaaacaatgaCTCTGAGATCAGTTTAAAGGATATCCATTTATAACTTGGGGAACTGTATCTAGTTCAAATCAATTCAAGCATCTTTACTATTTCTGACTGTGGCAACATCACATTATTCAAAGGCCAACTAAAAATGTAAGCCTTTTCCACAATCAACCTGCACAGAGGGTCTTGCTGTAAAAGTTATGACTACTTGACTCCCCCTGATAGAACTCTCAATTATTGTGCAGTTTGGTGTTGACCTTCTAAAAACATCTCACTAACTGTTTACTGATGAGGTCCAAACACCATGGGGTTACCTGGGTGGCAATGTGAATTGAGTGGTGGGGAAGTAGTCCATGACTGACACGTAAATAAAATGCTCTGCCTCTTCAATGACCGACAAGATGGTGTCCAGGTCCCTGGAGCGAGACTCTGgacagaaggaaggaggggaggTCTGGAGATAGAGACCACATTATTAAAGAAGAGATCCCCAAGAGAGGATAGAAAGAAATATAGACCACAGATCAACAAGGACAACAAACTTTTCAGATTTATACAGATCCAGACCCAACTTTCACAACATTCTACTAacttagaaataaaataaaagatcaGATGTTCAGGAGAATGTGTATGGTACATATTGGTTTCTAAGACAGCAAAATATTGATTCGGAATCGTTCATCCTTTTTTCTTACAACATATCTAAGTAACCTTTGAAATCCCCCATTGTGATAACAAAAGACAACAACACTGACATAACATCTCTTGTCAGGTATCTCCTCACAATCAAATCAGGGCAAtacttgattgattgattcattaCTTGCATTGATTATAAAGTCGAACTCACATGACTGACTCATGAACGGCAACAGATACTGCATCATCACTAGAAAGACTGAATGCTCCTCACCGAGATGTAGATTGAGCTGGGGATACCACTGAGGTTGACCAGGAGGGGGTGCTCATGGTTAAATAAGGTGTCAAAGGTCACCGGCCAGGGCTCTGGGATGGAAGCGTTCCTGTGGCTCATCATCCAGTAAGAGTTAAAGATCTTAATGAGGTCGTGGGCTAGTCTGGAGCAGTTGTAGATGACCACTCCAAGTTCTTTAACCTCAGTAGGAACCcaacaaagaaacacaatgaTTTACTCCATTTGTGTATAATGTCATTAAAGCGTTGTGTTTAAGAATAAGGTTGtgattggtttaaaaaaaaaaaaaaaaaagacaaaaccatTTCTGAGGTTCTTACTTGTGTGAGAGACCTCCAGTCCATGTTGGCACTTCCAATATATATGTGCCTTCTATCAATAACCCAGAATTTACTATGGAGCACTCCGTTAGTAAGACGCTTGAAGTTAACTTTCCGCACATGGACTCCTGATAGAAGAGATAGATAAACATATTCAGTTCTCTATTGAGATCTGAGATTCGAAAAGAATAGAAACTATCAAGGGTTTCACCATTTTCTTCCAGTTCCTCTAGATCAGTTGAGTTTTTTGCCACACATGTAACACTGGCCACAACACGAACAGACACATTTCTTGATGGCAGGTCTTTAAAAGCCTGCAGTATGTCCCTGCCCTTTTGAAACAAAATGTAAGATTAGGATTTATTTGTCTTCATTTTTCAGTTTACTTGAACAGGAGTGATTTAAGAAGCACAACAACAATACTTGTTGTTTATAACAAGTTGTACCTGATAGTCTGTCTCAATTCTGTATGATTAGGCTTCATCTATCACTAGTTTCAACTCCATAGCCATGTGCAGTTTACTGTATGTTCTTACTAACTCATTTCCACATGTTGTCAGCTCAGTTCTGTCAGTACTCACAGGTGCATCCGTGGAGGAGTTCACAAGAATGTCCTCACCAGTGAGAGTCCAATAGAAAGAGGCCACCTCTACTTGcttggttgccatggagagaaGGTTCTTCCATGCATTGTAGAGTGGAGTTCCGAAGGTGGCATTTGGGCCGTAGTCGATATCAAGCGGTATGCTTTCTACAAGCTCAACTCTATAGAGACAAGAGTCGGTGGCATCCTGACTTGCAGTCTACAATTAATGTAGCTAGTGCTATAGTTTCTGAAGTCAGCCCTGCATCAGGTCTGCTGGCATGATTaagtgtgtattcatgtgtacaGTAACAGAAGACTATTAAAATGAGACAAAATAATTAGTCAAAGTAATATCATGAGAAAGCAATAATAGACAGGTAATAATACAATGCAATTTCCATTCTCATTATTCTAGGTGGTGATAGAGTTTATGCAAGAACATAATTAGGGTATATTAGTCTGACGATGGACCAATCACATGTCACCTTTAAACTACATTCAAAGTACAAGAGAAACGACATGATAGACACGAATGATACCAGGAAAGTGCCTTTCAAAGAACAGGAGAAGAGCACTAAAAGTCAGTGAAATCCATTTTCATTTCTCCTTACCTGCTCTGTTCATATTTCTCCTTCTGCTCATTTAGAACCGCTgctgtgttactgccaaaatcTTCTGTTCTACTGAATTGTTCCTCACTGTTGATCTTCTCAATTATAGAGAAACAGAGCAAGGTTGCCAACCCCACCAGACACCCCACCGACAGGGCGATATAGATCAGTCTAAAAGGACACTAAAAACAATGAGTTTAGAATGAGTCAACAGTCAGAGATTAGACTAGCACTGCCGTAAATTATCAGTGAATAGTGAGGAGTGGATTAATGGGAAATCACATATAATCATATAACTACATATACAAGAAAAAAGAATATCACAGCTCATTATGAACAAATTATTCCAGTGGAGTTTAATatctataaaacacacaaacaataaaagaATATAAATAAAGCTGTGCTATGTCAAttgaattgtctttttttttttcagctgtaaTCGAGAAATTGACACAATGCATCAGCATTCACAAACTAATCTGTGAATTTCAACTTGAGTGTAGTAACTATGCACCTGTCGTTTGGGGATGTTACCATCATGAAACCTCTCATAGGAGGAAAATGGTCTTCTTGACATTCTGACCAGATCTAGAGCAGACAGACATTAGAAACCTATGCAGAAAGTGCACTTCACCCAATTACATTATGCTTTGTTAGGTGTAAGCATATAAAATTATATTATGGTAAGGAATATATCATTTATGTTAAAGATGTAAAAACTGAGCCTGTATGCAGAGATACCTTTGTAAACCTTTTAAAACATTCAACTTAGTTTTAATACAAGAGTGAAAAATGTACTAACCTGAAGCCACAGCGTGCTTTGTTCTTTTTGAACAGGTGCCTGCTTTGATAGCACTCTGGAAGATGAGTAGTAACGTCATCTAGTTCTTGTTTTCGTTCTCATTTCCCCTTTTTCAATTAAATCTcaccaaaataaaacatttggcCTGAAACCTAAACAATACTAAATCTATTTGATATTTTCAGGGAAGTTCCAAGTTAAGAAAATaattcaggggggggggggggggcactgtggtgcatatacgggcttgaatgCCCaacggggacacgggttcgaacccgacccgctgtcatttcccgatcccactccccacctcttctctccatctcatttcctgtccaaatcTTCACTCTCCTATCtgaataaaggcaaaaagcccaaaaacaaatcttacaaaaaataaaaaataaaaattcagATCTAGATTCCAATTACTCAGATCACTTTATTACAAG
Above is a window of Clupea harengus chromosome 14, Ch_v2.0.2, whole genome shotgun sequence DNA encoding:
- the LOC105908265 gene encoding 5'-3' exonuclease PLD4, giving the protein MTLLLIFQSAIKAGTCSKRTKHAVASDLVRMSRRPFSSYERFHDGNIPKRQCPFRLIYIALSVGCLVGLATLLCFSIIEKINSEEQFSRTEDFGSNTAAVLNEQKEKYEQSRVELVESIPLDIDYGPNATFGTPLYNAWKNLLSMATKQVEVASFYWTLTGEDILVNSSTDAPGRDILQAFKDLPSRNVSVRVVASVTCVAKNSTDLEELEENGVHVRKVNFKRLTNGVLHSKFWVIDRRHIYIGSANMDWRSLTQVKELGVVIYNCSRLAHDLIKIFNSYWMMSHRNASIPEPWPVTFDTLFNHEHPLLVNLSGIPSSIYISTSPPSFCPESRSRDLDTILSVIEEAEHFIYVSVMDYFPTTQFTLPPRYWPPIDDALREAAFNRRVVVRLLVGCGRNTSPAMLPFLQSLDALRYPRRHISVEVRAFIVPVGNHSGISYTRVNHNKYMVTDKVAYIGTSNWSEEYFHTTAGVGLVISQEAQNQSSSADSIQQQLRVAFLRDWDSPFAVPLNELHKNPDCRMSKG